The Nocardioides zeae genome includes the window CGCTCGACGCCGACCTCGCCGATCTCGAGGCCCAGGACGCCATCGGCGCGCTCAACGAGGACGAGCGCCGGCACCTCGCGAACGCTGAGGCGACGCGCACGGCGCTGCAGAACGCGGACTCCTACGTCGACCCCACGACCGACGAGGCGCCGGGGGGCCAGCTGTGGCTCTACGACCCGACCGCCCACGGCGGCGACGGCGCCGTGGCGATCGGCGTCGGCGACCTCGACACCGCCGACCACATCGCCGCCCGCGTGCCGGGCATCACGACCGACCAGGAGGATGCGCCCACCCTCATGCAGGAGGCGATCAACACCTACCAGTCGACGGTCTACAACGGCGTCGACGGCACGGTGGCGTCGATGTTCTGGTTGGGGTACGACGCGCCCGACGCCTTCTACTCGCCGGCGACGCTGAGCCAGGGACGCGCGGAGGAGGGAGCCGAGGCCTTCGCCGACGACATCGCGGGCCTCCGGGCGAGCCGCGACCCCGACCTCGGCCCCGCCCACCTGACGGCGATCGGGCACTCCTACGGCTCGACCACCACCGCCCTCGCGGCCTCCGAGCACGACCTCGACGCCGACGACGTCGTGCTGCTGGGCAGCCCGGGCGCCGGCCTCCAGAACCCGACGGCCGAGTCGCTCGGCATCGAGGGCGACGTCTACGTCGGGCGCAACAGCCGCGACGTCGTCGGCGTCCTCGGTGGGGAGGGTGCGATCCACAGCCCCGCGGCCCAGCTCGGCTTCGATCCCTCCACCGACGACTTCGGCGCGATCCGCTTCGAGGCGGAGGACCCCAGTCGCAGCTGGCACCGCGGCGTCGCGCAGCACGGGCTCTACTTCGCCAACGACAGCGAGTCGCTCTACAACATCGGTCGCGTGGTGGCCGGCGACGGGGACGCGGTCAACGAGGCCGAGCACTCCTACGACCCGTGGTGGACCACCCCGGTCGATCCCGAGTGGGACCGTGACCCGACGAGCGACGAGTCGGGGCGGTCCGACACGCAGGAGGACGAGTGAACGGCGGCTGCCTAGGGTGGGCGCATGGCTCAGGTGTGGATGGACTACGACCGCTCCGAGGTGGAGGAGGTCGTCGGGCCGTTGCCCGACGGGCTGACCTACGCGCGCTACGACGGTGAGCACGAACCCGACGGCATCGAGCAGGTCGAGTTCTATGTGCCGCCGTACTTCGGCCCCGTTGACCCCGCCCTCGTCGGCCGCATGCCCGCGCTGAAGGTCGTGCAGGCGCCCAGTGCGGGCGTCGACCACCTGCTCCCGCACGTCCCCGCCGACGTCGCCCTGTGCCGCGCCGCGGGGGTCCACGACCCCGGTACGGCGGAGCTCGCCCTCGGCCTGCTGCTGGCGGCCCAGCGCGACTTCCCGCGCTGGTTCGCCCAGCAGCAGCGCCGCGAGTGGGACCAGTTCAACGGCGGCCCCTCCGTCGCTGACCGCCGGGTGCTGA containing:
- a CDS encoding alpha/beta hydrolase; translation: MTTIRVDQPVPAATSDLDELTGDPGQADAFGRDLSSIAVQGFEVVAERALTAPVVAWFGESRVAYDEKATQIANQHRTLTENLQAVARTCFAYADTLADLKWERDGLVSTHQHLVATRQTLLNDITAAADETEPLVVRTLQDRATELNGAIATFQTDYADWQQRVTANETLMRDAFTRLDEVEEVTAPAIVDPIAAGAMDLPGAPGSGATPEQVRDWWNDLDAAQQEAVIAAYPDVIGSADGIPADGRDQANRVSLDADLADLEAQDAIGALNEDERRHLANAEATRTALQNADSYVDPTTDEAPGGQLWLYDPTAHGGDGAVAIGVGDLDTADHIAARVPGITTDQEDAPTLMQEAINTYQSTVYNGVDGTVASMFWLGYDAPDAFYSPATLSQGRAEEGAEAFADDIAGLRASRDPDLGPAHLTAIGHSYGSTTTALAASEHDLDADDVVLLGSPGAGLQNPTAESLGIEGDVYVGRNSRDVVGVLGGEGAIHSPAAQLGFDPSTDDFGAIRFEAEDPSRSWHRGVAQHGLYFANDSESLYNIGRVVAGDGDAVNEAEHSYDPWWTTPVDPEWDRDPTSDESGRSDTQEDE